From the Gadus chalcogrammus isolate NIFS_2021 chromosome 15, NIFS_Gcha_1.0, whole genome shotgun sequence genome, one window contains:
- the six3a gene encoding homeobox protein SIX3a — MVFRSPLELYPSHFFLPNFADRPLLLANSAPPARSPEDLSMFQLPTLNFSPEQVASVCETLEETGDIERLGRFLWSLPVAPGACEAINKHESILRARAVVAFHTGNFRDLYHILENHKFTKDSHGKLQAMWLEAHYQEAEKLRGRPLGPVDKYRVRKKFPLPRTIWDGEQKTHCFKERTRSLLREWYLQDPYPNPSKKRELAQATGLTPTQVGNWFKNRRQRDRAAAAKNRLQHQAIGPNGMRSLSESGLTPRSSAESPSTAASPTTSVSSMTERVDTGTSILSVTSSDSECDV; from the exons ATGGTTTTCAGATCTCCTTTAGAGCTTTATCCCTCCCATTTCTTCCTGCCAAACTTCGCTGATCGCCCTTTGCTCTTGGCGAACAGCGCTCCCCCCGCCAGATCTCCAGAAGACTTGTCCATGTTTCAGCTACCAACCCTCAACTTCTCCCCGGAGCAGGTGGCGAGCGTCTGCGAGACGCTGGAGGAGACCGGGGATATCGAGCGGCTGGGCCGCTTCCTCTGGTCGCTGCCCGTGGCGCCCGGAGCCTGCGAGGCCATCAACAAGCACGAGTCCATCCTGCGCGCCCGGGCCGTGGTGGCGTTTCACACGGGAAACTTCCGAGACCTCTACCACATCTTGGAGAACCACAAGTTCACCAAGGACTCGCACGGCAAGCTGCAGGCCATGTGGCTCGAAGCACACTACCAAGAGGCAGAGAAGCTTCGAGGTCGTCCCCTTGGACCGGTCGACAAGTACCGGGTGCGGAAGAAGTTTCCGCTGCCTCGAACCATCTGGGACGGCGAGCAGAAGACGCATTGTTTCAAGGAGAGGACGCGCAGCCTGCTCAGGGAGTGGTACCTTCAGGACCCCTATCCGAACCCCAGCAAGAAAAGGGAACTGGCGCAAGCCACTGGACTCACTCCGACACAGGTCGGGAACTGGTTTAAGAACCGACGTCAAAGAGACAGAGCTGCGGCGGCCAAAAACAG GCTCCAACACCAAGCAATAGGACCGAACGGTATGCGGTCCCTTTCAGAGTCCGGCCTCACTCCCCGCAGCTCCGCCGAGTCGCCCTCGACGGCGGCAAGTCCTACCACCAGCGTTTCCAGTATGACAGAACGAGTGGACACTGGCACGTCCATTCTGTCCGTCACGTCCAGTGACTCGGAGTGCGATGTATGA